A section of the Lutra lutra chromosome 3, mLutLut1.2, whole genome shotgun sequence genome encodes:
- the GPR55 gene encoding G-protein coupled receptor 55 isoform X3, producing the protein MSPQLNKNQSCSFNEVDELMKTVQLAVHIPTFLLGLLLNALAIRGFSSFLKKRWPDYAATSIYMINLAVFDLLLVLSLPFKMALSNVRTPPPFFCTLVECFYFVSMYGSVFTICFISLDRFLAIQYPFLVSHLRSPRKILGICGTIWVLVWAGSIPIYSFHGRVEKYTCFHNMSDGTWSAKVFFPLEVFGFLLPMGIIGFCSSRSIRILVGRRDLTQDWVQHKACIWTIAASLAVFMVSFLPVHLGFFLQFLVRNGFIVECSSKQSISLFLQLSMCFSNVNCCLDVFCYYFVIKEFRMDIMAPRPSRAQLVLQDTMTTRG; encoded by the coding sequence ATGAGCCCGCAGCTCAACAAGAACCAGAGCTGCTCCTTCAATGAGGTGGACGAGCTGATGAAAACCGTGCAACTGGCCGTCCACATCCCCACGTTCCTCCTGGGCCTCCTCCTCAATGCATTGGCCATCCGAGGCTTCAGCTCCTTCCTGAAGAAGAGGTGGCCGGATTACGCCGCCACCTCCATCTACATGATCAACCTGGCCGTCTTCGACCTGCTACTGGTGCTGTCCCTTCCGTTCAAGATGGCGCTGTCCAACGTGCGCaccccccctcctttcttctgtaCCTTGGTGGAGTGTTTCTACTTCGTCAGTATGTACGGGAGCGTCTTCACCATCTGCTTCATTAGTCTGGATCGATTCTTGGCCATCCAGTACCCGTTCCTGGTCAGCCATCTCCGGTCCCCGAGGAAGATCCTGGGCATCTGTGGCACCATCTGGGTCCTGGTGTGGGCCGGGAGCATCCCGATCTACAGTTTCCATGGAAGGGTGGAGAAGTACACGTGCTTCCACAACATGTCCGATGGCACCTGGAGCGCCAAGGTCTTCTTCCCCCTTGAGGTCTTCGGCTTCCTTCTTCCCATGGGCATCATAGGTTTCTGTTCCTCCAGGAGCATCCGCATCCTGGTCGGCCGTCGGGACCTCACCCAGGACTGGGTCCAGCACAAGGCCTGCATCTGGACGATCGCAGCCAGTCTGGCTGTCTTCATGGTCTCCTTTCTTCCCGTCCACCTGGGCTTCTTCTTGCAGTTCCTGGTGCGGAACGGCTTCATTGTGGAGTGCAGCTCCAAGCAGAGCATCAGCTTGTTCTTGCAGTTGTCCATGTGTTTCTCCAACGTCAACTGCTGCCTCGATGTCTTCTGCTACTACTTTGTCATCAAAGAGTTCCGCATGGACATCATGGCCCCCCGGCCTTCCAGGGCCCAGCTGGTCCTCCAGGATACCATGACCACCAGGGGCTAA
- the GPR55 gene encoding G-protein coupled receptor 55 isoform X1: MSSRSSLSCTGPPAGKNMSPQLNKNQSCSFNEVDELMKTVQLAVHIPTFLLGLLLNALAIRGFSSFLKKRWPDYAATSIYMINLAVFDLLLVLSLPFKMALSNVRTPPPFFCTLVECFYFVSMYGSVFTICFISLDRFLAIQYPFLVSHLRSPRKILGICGTIWVLVWAGSIPIYSFHGRVEKYTCFHNMSDGTWSAKVFFPLEVFGFLLPMGIIGFCSSRSIRILVGRRDLTQDWVQHKACIWTIAASLAVFMVSFLPVHLGFFLQFLVRNGFIVECSSKQSISLFLQLSMCFSNVNCCLDVFCYYFVIKEFRMDIMAPRPSRAQLVLQDTMTTRG; this comes from the exons ATGTCGTCTCGCAGCTCACTCAGCTGCACTGGACCCCCAGCAG GAAAGAACATGAGCCCGCAGCTCAACAAGAACCAGAGCTGCTCCTTCAATGAGGTGGACGAGCTGATGAAAACCGTGCAACTGGCCGTCCACATCCCCACGTTCCTCCTGGGCCTCCTCCTCAATGCATTGGCCATCCGAGGCTTCAGCTCCTTCCTGAAGAAGAGGTGGCCGGATTACGCCGCCACCTCCATCTACATGATCAACCTGGCCGTCTTCGACCTGCTACTGGTGCTGTCCCTTCCGTTCAAGATGGCGCTGTCCAACGTGCGCaccccccctcctttcttctgtaCCTTGGTGGAGTGTTTCTACTTCGTCAGTATGTACGGGAGCGTCTTCACCATCTGCTTCATTAGTCTGGATCGATTCTTGGCCATCCAGTACCCGTTCCTGGTCAGCCATCTCCGGTCCCCGAGGAAGATCCTGGGCATCTGTGGCACCATCTGGGTCCTGGTGTGGGCCGGGAGCATCCCGATCTACAGTTTCCATGGAAGGGTGGAGAAGTACACGTGCTTCCACAACATGTCCGATGGCACCTGGAGCGCCAAGGTCTTCTTCCCCCTTGAGGTCTTCGGCTTCCTTCTTCCCATGGGCATCATAGGTTTCTGTTCCTCCAGGAGCATCCGCATCCTGGTCGGCCGTCGGGACCTCACCCAGGACTGGGTCCAGCACAAGGCCTGCATCTGGACGATCGCAGCCAGTCTGGCTGTCTTCATGGTCTCCTTTCTTCCCGTCCACCTGGGCTTCTTCTTGCAGTTCCTGGTGCGGAACGGCTTCATTGTGGAGTGCAGCTCCAAGCAGAGCATCAGCTTGTTCTTGCAGTTGTCCATGTGTTTCTCCAACGTCAACTGCTGCCTCGATGTCTTCTGCTACTACTTTGTCATCAAAGAGTTCCGCATGGACATCATGGCCCCCCGGCCTTCCAGGGCCCAGCTGGTCCTCCAGGATACCATGACCACCAGGGGCTAA
- the GPR55 gene encoding G-protein coupled receptor 55 isoform X2: protein MAASAPGKNMSPQLNKNQSCSFNEVDELMKTVQLAVHIPTFLLGLLLNALAIRGFSSFLKKRWPDYAATSIYMINLAVFDLLLVLSLPFKMALSNVRTPPPFFCTLVECFYFVSMYGSVFTICFISLDRFLAIQYPFLVSHLRSPRKILGICGTIWVLVWAGSIPIYSFHGRVEKYTCFHNMSDGTWSAKVFFPLEVFGFLLPMGIIGFCSSRSIRILVGRRDLTQDWVQHKACIWTIAASLAVFMVSFLPVHLGFFLQFLVRNGFIVECSSKQSISLFLQLSMCFSNVNCCLDVFCYYFVIKEFRMDIMAPRPSRAQLVLQDTMTTRG from the coding sequence GAAAGAACATGAGCCCGCAGCTCAACAAGAACCAGAGCTGCTCCTTCAATGAGGTGGACGAGCTGATGAAAACCGTGCAACTGGCCGTCCACATCCCCACGTTCCTCCTGGGCCTCCTCCTCAATGCATTGGCCATCCGAGGCTTCAGCTCCTTCCTGAAGAAGAGGTGGCCGGATTACGCCGCCACCTCCATCTACATGATCAACCTGGCCGTCTTCGACCTGCTACTGGTGCTGTCCCTTCCGTTCAAGATGGCGCTGTCCAACGTGCGCaccccccctcctttcttctgtaCCTTGGTGGAGTGTTTCTACTTCGTCAGTATGTACGGGAGCGTCTTCACCATCTGCTTCATTAGTCTGGATCGATTCTTGGCCATCCAGTACCCGTTCCTGGTCAGCCATCTCCGGTCCCCGAGGAAGATCCTGGGCATCTGTGGCACCATCTGGGTCCTGGTGTGGGCCGGGAGCATCCCGATCTACAGTTTCCATGGAAGGGTGGAGAAGTACACGTGCTTCCACAACATGTCCGATGGCACCTGGAGCGCCAAGGTCTTCTTCCCCCTTGAGGTCTTCGGCTTCCTTCTTCCCATGGGCATCATAGGTTTCTGTTCCTCCAGGAGCATCCGCATCCTGGTCGGCCGTCGGGACCTCACCCAGGACTGGGTCCAGCACAAGGCCTGCATCTGGACGATCGCAGCCAGTCTGGCTGTCTTCATGGTCTCCTTTCTTCCCGTCCACCTGGGCTTCTTCTTGCAGTTCCTGGTGCGGAACGGCTTCATTGTGGAGTGCAGCTCCAAGCAGAGCATCAGCTTGTTCTTGCAGTTGTCCATGTGTTTCTCCAACGTCAACTGCTGCCTCGATGTCTTCTGCTACTACTTTGTCATCAAAGAGTTCCGCATGGACATCATGGCCCCCCGGCCTTCCAGGGCCCAGCTGGTCCTCCAGGATACCATGACCACCAGGGGCTAA